One Saimiri boliviensis isolate mSaiBol1 chromosome 17, mSaiBol1.pri, whole genome shotgun sequence genomic window carries:
- the FZD2 gene encoding frizzled-2, whose protein sequence is MRPRSALPRLLLPLLLLPAAGPAQFHGEKGISIPDHGFCQPISIPLCTDIAYNQTIMPNLLGHTNQEDAGLEVHQFYPLVKVQCSPELRFFLCSMYAPVCTVLEQAIPPCRSICERARQGCEALMNKFGFQWPDRLRCEHFPRHGAEQICVGQNHSEDGAPALLTTAPPPGLQPGAGGTPGGPGGGGAPPRYATLEHPFHCPRVLKVPSYLSYKFLGERDCAAPCEPARPDGSMFFSQEETRFARLWILTWSVLCCASTFFTVTTYLVDMQRFRYPERPIIFLSGCYTMVSVAYIAGFVLQERVVCNERFSEDGYRTVVQGTKKEGCTILFMMLYFFSMASSIWWVILSLTWFLAAGMKWGHEAIEANSQYFHLAAWAVPAVKTITILAMGQIDGDLLSGVCFVGLNSLDPLRGFVLAPLFVYLFIGTSFLLAGFVSLFRIRTIMKHDGTKTEKLERLMVRIGVFSVLYTVPATIVIACYFYEQAFREHWERSWVSQHCKSLAIPCPAHYTPRMSPDFTVYMIKYLMTLIVGITSGFWIWSGKTLHSWRKFYTRLTNSRHGETTV, encoded by the coding sequence ATGCGGCCCCGCAGCGCCCTGCCCCgcctgctgctgccgctgcttcTACTGCCCGCCGCCGGGCCGGCCCAGTTCCACGGGGAGAAGGGCATCTCCATCCCGGACCACGGTTTCTGCCAGCCTATCTCCATCCCGCTGTGCACGGACATCGCCTACAACCAGACCATCATGCCCAACCTTCTGGGCCACACGAACCAGGAGGACGCAGGCCTGGAGGTGCATCAGTTCTATCCACTGGTGAAGGTGCAGTGCTCGCCCGAACTGCGCTTCTTCCTGTGCTCCATGTACGCACCCGTGTGCACGGTGCTGGAACAGGCCATCCCGCCGTGCCGCTCTATCTGCGAGCGCGCGCGCCAGGGCTGCGAAGCGCTCATGAACAAGTTCGGTTTTCAGTGGCCGGATCGCCTGCGCTGCGAACACTTCCCGCGCCACGGCGCGGAGCAGATCTGCGTGGGCCAGAACCACTCCGAGGACGGAGCGCCAGCGCTGCTCACTACCGCGCCGCCGCCGGGTCTGCAGCCCGGCGCCGGGGGCACCCCGGGCGGcccaggcggcggcggcgcgcCCCCGCGCTACGCCACGCTGGAGCACCCGTTCCACTGCCCGCGCGTCCTCAAAGTGCCATCCTATCTCAGCTACAAGTTTCTGGGGGAGCGTGACTGTGCCGCGCCCTGCGAACCCGCGCGGCCCGATGGTTCCATGTTCTTCTCGCAGGAGGAGACGCGTTTCGCGCGTCTCTGGATCCTCACCTGGTCGGTGCTGTGCTGCGCTTCCACCTTCTTCACTGTCACCACGTACCTGGTAGACATGCAGCGCTTCCGCTACCCAGAGCGGCCAATCATTTTTCTGTCGGGCTGCTACACCATGGTGTCGGTGGCCTACATCGCGGGCTTCGTGCTCCAGGAGCGCGTGGTGTGCAACGAGCGCTTCTCCGAGGACGGTTACCGCACGGTGGTGCAGGGCACCAAAAAGGAGGGCTGCACCATCCTCTTCATGATGCTCTACTTTTTCAGCATGGCCAGCTCCATCTGGTGGGTCATCCTGTCGCTCACCTGGTTCCTGGCAGCCGGCATGAAGTGGGGCCACGAGGCCATCGAGGCTAACTCTCAGTACTTCCACCTGGCCGCCTGGGCCGTGCCGGCCGTCAAGACTatcaccatcctggccatgggCCAGATCGACGGCGACCTGCTGAGCGGCGTATGCTTCGTGGGCCTTAATAGCCTGGACCCGCTGCGGGGCTTCGTGCTGGCGCCGCTCTTCGTGTACCTGTTCATCGGCACGTCGTTCCTCCTGGCCGGCTTCGTGTCTCTCTTCCGCATCCGCACCATCATGAAGCACGACGGCACCAAGACCGAGAAGCTGGAGCGGCTCATGGTGCGCATCGGCGTCTTCTCGGTGCTCTACACGGTGCCCGCCACCATCGTCATCGCCTGCTACTTCTACGAGCAGGCCTTCCGCGAGCACTGGGAGCGCTCGTGGGTGAGCCAGCACTGCAAGAGCCTGGCCATCCCGTGCCCGGCGCACTACACGCCGCGCATGTCGCCCGACTTCACGGTCTACATGATCAAATACCTCATGACGCTCATCGTAGGCATCACATCGGGCTTCTGGATTTGGTCAGGCAAGACGCTGCACTCGTGGAGGAAGTTCTACACTCGCCTTACCAACAGTCGGCACGGCGAGACCACCGTGTGA